The window ACACATTCTGCGCGCCCGCGCCCGCCGTTGTCCGATATTGATACGCCAAGCCATTGCCTGGCGTTACCAGCATCGCGGCATAGGCTGAACCTGCGGTCAGGTCCGAACGGATCATGACCCCGGCTTTGGCCCACCAATCGGTGACGGTTTGCGTCACCACCCGCGCGGTGATGCTGCAATCGCCGCTGGCCGGCTGATACACATACTGGAAGGAATCGGCATTGTTCCAGATGTCCGCACCGCCGCCATTGACCGTGAACACGCCGCCCGAATAGCTCGAACTTCCAGTCACTCCCACCGATCCAATGTCCTGGTTGGTCCACGGTGAAGGCAGTCCGCCGGCGGAAGTGTTGACGATCTGGATACCGTTAAGGCCGCCGTTGCCAGGTGCTCCCCAAGCCATCGTGAAGCTGCCCGCCGTCAGGCCCGTGTAGTGAACGTAGTTGGCGCTTGGCAGCGTCGGCGGGGTGCCCGTCCCATTCCAAGTGCTGGTGGCTACAGTCCAGGCGGAACCGCCACCCTGCGTCAAGAAGCTGAAATACTGCGCCGAGCCGCCCGATGGCGTCAGTGAAACGGTTTCATTTCGGCCCGTGGCGTCAATGGCCGCATACACGTAAACGTCATACTGGGCATAGGGTATTCCGGAAACAGTCAGGGTCGGAGCACCGGGCCAGCCATTAAAAAGCTCACCCGAGGCCAGCTTTGCGTTGCCCGCAGGCGACGCGGAAGATCCCCCGCCACGATAAGTCCCGTTGGCACTGCCGGTCAGCGTCGTGCTGGTGGCTGATCCGGAGTTGTCCGTCAATGCCACATTGCTAAACGAAGCGCCTGCCAGTGCATTCCAATGGCTCTGGGCCACGGTTGAAAGCCCAGCCGAGTCCGTTGCATTCAAGGCGGTTTGGCCGCCCACAAACTGGATCCCAATTGAGGCTCCGCCGCCGCCGGATGGATTCACGGTTAATACCAGCGTGGCCGTGCCAGTGCCGTTTGCATTGGTGGCGCTGATCGTAATGTTGCTGGTGCCTGCCGCACTCGGCGTGCCGGAGATCAAGCCTGTCGATG of the Candidatus Methylacidiphilales bacterium genome contains:
- a CDS encoding putative Ig domain-containing protein; protein product: LASGELFNGWPGAPTLTVSGIPYAQYDVYVYAAIDATGRNETVSLTPSGGSAQFFSFKTQDGGSAWTVATSTWNGTGTPPTLASANYVHYTGLTAGSFTMAWGAPGNGGLNGIQIVARGSGGSAPAITSSLTATGTVGSAFSYQITASNSPTSYGATGLPSGLSVNTSTGLISGTPSAAGTSNITISATNANGTGTATLVLTVNPSGGGGASIGIQFVGGQTALNATDSAGLSTVAQSHWNALAGASFSNVALTDNSGSATSTTLTGSANGTYRGGGSSASPAGNAKLASGELFNGWPGAPTLTVSGIPYAQYDVYVYAAIDATGRNETVSLTPSGGSAQYFSFLTQGGGSAWTVATSTWNGTGTPPTLPSANYVHYTGLTAGSFTMAWGAPGNGGLNGIQIVNTSAGGLPSPWTNQDIGSVGVTGSSSYSGGVFTVNGGGADIWNNADSFQYVYQPASGDCSITARVVTQTVTDWWAKAGVMIRSDLTAGSAYAAMLVTPGNGLAYQYRTTAGAGAQNVSGGAGAAPYWVRVTRSGNTFTGYTSPDGTTWTQVGTPLTIAMGTNVYIGLPVCSHNNTTLSTATFDNVTASP